In a genomic window of Flavobacterium lipolyticum:
- a CDS encoding FtsL-like putative cell division protein — protein MKSGVFDILKARFLINDDAVKNWRFIVFIILLAILMIANTQRYEQKVFEIAKLNNEVKELRSEFVDRRSELMKLKMESTISDKMLEKKIFPSTVPPIKIEVKKEEEKSFFKRIWQ, from the coding sequence ATGAAAAGTGGTGTATTTGATATATTAAAGGCAAGGTTTCTGATCAACGATGATGCAGTAAAAAACTGGCGTTTCATTGTTTTTATTATTCTGCTTGCCATTTTGATGATCGCCAATACACAGCGTTACGAACAGAAGGTTTTTGAAATCGCAAAACTGAACAATGAAGTCAAAGAATTGCGATCTGAATTTGTAGACCGCCGTTCAGAGTTAATGAAGTTAAAAATGGAATCGACGATATCGGATAAAATGCTGGAGAAGAAAATTTTTCCATCCACAGTTCCTCCGATTAAAATAGAAGTAAAAAAAGAAGAAGAAAAAAGTTTCTTTAAAAGAATATGGCAGTAG